The nucleotide window AGGTGGTGTTCACGGTTACGAAACCAGTGGTGTGCATGGCGCGATCAAATTCGCTGCGACTCAAGCAGAAAAATACACGGCGCACTTCAACATTGTTGTCGCACCTTGTGTGAGCCCTTGGGGCTACGAAGTAATCAACCGTTGGAACCCAAATGCTGTCGATCCAAACCGCTCTTTCTACGACGGTACGCCAGCAGAAGAATCAGCAAACCTACGTGCATTAGTCGCTTCTTTACCAGAAGTGTTGGTTCACGTTGACCTACACGAAACGACGGATTCTGATGAAACAGAATTCCGACCAGCACTCGCAGCCCGTGATGGTATTGAGTACATCGAAGGTATGATCCCTGACGGTTTCTACACTGTTGGCGATACTGAAAACCCACAACCTGAATTCCAAGCAGCTGTAATTAAGTCAGTAGAGCAAGTAACGCACATTGCGCCTGCGGATGACGAAGGCAAGATCATTGGTTCAGACGTCACTCAACACGGCGTGATCAACTACCCAATGAAGAAGCTTGGCTTATGTGGCGGCGTGACTGACTGTAAGTACGGTACAACCACAGAGGTTTACCCAGACAGCGACAAAGTAACAGACGAAGAGTGTAATGATGCTCAAGTTGCTGCGGTCGTCGGTGCTTTGGATTACGTTATTCAGCACGAACTGAACGCGTAGGCGAATACCAGCTAATAACTGGTACCTAGAAGTTAGTAGTTTGAACCTAGTAGCTAATACTTAAAATCTAGTGGCTAGAACTGAGAACTAAAAGAGCCACAAGTGATTCACTTGTGGCTCTTTTTTATCTTGTCTCTAATTTCTTCTTGGGCATAAAAAA belongs to Vibrio cyclitrophicus and includes:
- a CDS encoding M14 family metallocarboxypeptidase, which gives rise to MKSESTYPIGKPGQKWQQAEREAWLAQRTVKREYQQEVVPKIKALADRFDIEQYGVLSYDEARFPLFAIKSKNWDASKPTILVTGGVHGYETSGVHGAIKFAATQAEKYTAHFNIVVAPCVSPWGYEVINRWNPNAVDPNRSFYDGTPAEESANLRALVASLPEVLVHVDLHETTDSDETEFRPALAARDGIEYIEGMIPDGFYTVGDTENPQPEFQAAVIKSVEQVTHIAPADDEGKIIGSDVTQHGVINYPMKKLGLCGGVTDCKYGTTTEVYPDSDKVTDEECNDAQVAAVVGALDYVIQHELNA